A part of Streptococcus porcinus genomic DNA contains:
- the mnmG gene encoding tRNA uridine-5-carboxymethylaminomethyl(34) synthesis enzyme MnmG, whose amino-acid sequence MVHEFTESYDVIVIGAGHAGVEASLAAARMGCKTLLATINLDMLAFMPCNPSIGGSAKGIVVREIDALGGEMGKNIDKTYIQMKMLNTGKGPAVRALRAQADKALYAREMKQTVENQENLTLRQSMIDDILVEDGKVVGVLTATGQKFSARAVVVTTGTALRGEIILGELKYSSGPNNSLASITLADNLKKLGLEIGRFKTGTPPRVKASSIDYSQTEIQPGDHNPNHFSFMSKDEDYLKDQIPCWLTYTNKNSHDIINKNLYRAPMFSGIVKGIGPRYCPSIEDKIVRFADKERHQLFLEPEGRDTEEVYVQGLSTSLPEDVQKDLLHSIKGLENAEMMRTGYAIEYDIVLPHQLRATLETKVISGLFTAGQTNGTSGYEEAAGQGIIAGINAALKVQGKPELILKRSDAYIGVMIDDLVTKGTLEPYRLLTSRAEYRLILRHDNADMRLTELGRQIGLVDDERWSIFETKKKQFEKELRRLSSIKLKPIRETNEKVEALGFKPLTDAMTAKEFMRRPEIDYATAISFIGSADENLDTKVIELLETEIKYEGYINKALDQVAKMKRMEEKKIPKNIDWDAIDSIATEARQKFKKINPETIGQASRISGVNPADISILMVYIEGNGKARRKTQ is encoded by the coding sequence ATGGTACATGAATTTACAGAATCCTATGACGTCATTGTTATAGGGGCGGGTCACGCTGGTGTTGAAGCAAGTTTAGCTGCAGCTCGTATGGGTTGTAAAACTTTACTAGCTACTATCAACTTAGATATGCTTGCTTTTATGCCTTGTAATCCATCAATTGGAGGATCAGCAAAAGGGATTGTTGTCCGTGAAATTGATGCTCTTGGTGGCGAGATGGGTAAGAATATTGACAAAACCTATATTCAAATGAAAATGTTGAATACTGGAAAAGGACCAGCTGTTCGCGCCCTTCGTGCTCAAGCTGATAAGGCTTTGTATGCTAGGGAAATGAAGCAGACCGTTGAAAACCAAGAGAATTTGACGCTCCGCCAGAGCATGATTGATGATATCTTGGTAGAAGATGGAAAAGTGGTTGGTGTTTTGACAGCTACTGGTCAGAAATTTTCTGCTAGAGCAGTTGTAGTAACAACTGGAACTGCTTTAAGAGGAGAAATTATTTTAGGAGAATTAAAATATTCTTCTGGACCTAATAATAGTTTAGCCTCTATTACCTTGGCTGATAATTTAAAAAAGCTGGGCTTAGAAATTGGTCGTTTCAAAACAGGGACACCTCCACGTGTTAAGGCCTCGTCTATTGATTATTCACAAACAGAAATTCAGCCCGGTGACCATAACCCAAATCATTTCTCATTCATGTCTAAAGATGAGGATTATTTGAAGGATCAAATTCCATGTTGGCTAACGTATACTAACAAAAATAGTCATGATATTATTAATAAAAATCTTTACCGTGCTCCAATGTTTTCAGGAATTGTAAAGGGTATTGGACCTCGATATTGTCCATCCATTGAGGATAAAATCGTCCGTTTTGCTGATAAAGAGAGACATCAGTTATTTTTGGAACCCGAAGGACGTGATACTGAGGAAGTTTACGTTCAAGGACTTTCAACAAGTTTACCTGAAGATGTTCAAAAGGACCTATTGCATTCGATTAAGGGTTTAGAAAATGCTGAAATGATGCGGACAGGATATGCCATTGAATATGATATTGTTCTCCCTCATCAACTGCGCGCAACGCTTGAGACCAAAGTTATTTCTGGCTTATTTACAGCGGGTCAGACTAATGGGACTTCTGGTTACGAAGAGGCTGCTGGGCAAGGGATTATTGCTGGGATTAATGCTGCTCTTAAGGTACAAGGTAAACCGGAACTTATTCTTAAAAGAAGTGATGCCTATATCGGTGTTATGATTGATGATTTAGTGACTAAGGGAACCTTAGAGCCGTATCGTCTCTTAACTTCTCGTGCTGAGTATCGGTTAATTTTACGTCATGATAATGCAGATATGCGATTAACAGAACTGGGTCGTCAAATTGGACTTGTTGACGATGAGAGATGGAGTATTTTTGAAACTAAGAAGAAACAATTTGAGAAAGAGCTAAGGCGTCTAAGTAGCATCAAACTAAAACCGATTAGAGAAACTAATGAAAAAGTAGAGGCATTAGGGTTTAAACCTTTAACAGATGCTATGACAGCTAAAGAATTTATGCGTCGTCCAGAAATTGATTATGCTACTGCTATTTCGTTTATCGGTTCTGCTGATGAAAACCTCGACACTAAGGTTATTGAGTTACTAGAAACAGAAATCAAATATGAGGGGTACATCAATAAAGCTTTGGATCAAGTTGCAAAAATGAAACGAATGGAAGAAAAAAAGATTCCAAAGAATATTGACTGGGATGCTATTGATTCCATAGCAACGGAAGCGCGTCAAAAATTTAAAAAAATTAATCCCGAAACGATTGGACAAGCTAGCCGGATTTCAGGAGTTAACCCAGCTGATATATCTATCTTAATGGTCTATATTGAAGGGAACGGTAAAGCAAGAAGAAAGACACAATAG
- the sdaAB gene encoding L-serine ammonia-lyase, iron-sulfur-dependent subunit beta, producing MKTQKFQSVFDIIGPVMIGPSSSHTAGAVRIGKVVHSIFGGTPDEVTFHLYNSFAKTYQGHGTDKALVAGILGMDTDNPDIKNALEIAHQRGIRIYWDILKDSNAPHPNTVKIAVKKKDKSMSITGVSIGGGNIQVTELNGFSVSLTMNTPTLIIVHQDIPGMIAKVTDILSEYDINIAQMNVTRESAGEKAIMIIEVDTRDCQDVVDKIANIPHLHNVNFFD from the coding sequence ATGAAAACACAAAAATTTCAATCTGTTTTTGATATTATTGGACCTGTGATGATTGGACCATCAAGTAGTCATACCGCAGGGGCTGTCAGAATCGGTAAAGTCGTCCATTCTATTTTTGGTGGGACTCCTGACGAAGTCACATTTCATCTTTATAATTCCTTTGCCAAAACCTATCAGGGGCACGGAACCGATAAAGCTTTAGTCGCCGGTATTCTTGGCATGGACACTGATAACCCTGATATCAAAAATGCCTTAGAAATTGCTCACCAAAGAGGAATCCGTATTTATTGGGATATTTTAAAAGATAGCAACGCTCCTCACCCAAATACTGTTAAAATCGCAGTCAAAAAGAAAGACAAATCAATGAGTATCACTGGAGTTTCCATTGGTGGTGGCAATATTCAAGTAACCGAGTTAAATGGTTTCTCTGTTTCTCTAACGATGAATACACCAACCCTTATCATCGTTCACCAAGATATTCCAGGCATGATTGCTAAAGTTACTGACATCTTATCAGAATATGATATTAATATCGCACAAATGAACGTTACTCGTGAAAGCGCCGGCGAAAAGGCTATAATGATTATTGAAGTTGATACTCGTGATTGTCAAGATGTTGTTGATAAAATTGCAAATATTCCACATTTACATAATGTCAACTTCTTTGACTAG
- a CDS encoding HAD hydrolase-like protein: MKNILFDLDGTLVDSSKGIINAFTYTFTNINLEVPDVNLLSTYIGPPLETTFSDYFSNQEDIDLAIRHFRRYYQDTGVYQVKMYEGIEEMLAQLSNSGYHLFVTTSKHEPMALHMLEELGIHSYFSGIYGSLPDRFKKADIIKACLKQENIPASETLIIGDTHFDIVGGKFAGITTLGITWGFGSEIDLVKAGADYINHKPSQIIATVEKMT; the protein is encoded by the coding sequence GTGAAAAATATATTATTTGATTTAGATGGAACATTAGTTGATTCCAGTAAAGGGATTATAAACGCCTTTACATATACCTTTACCAATATTAACTTGGAAGTCCCAGATGTAAACCTCTTATCAACGTATATTGGCCCTCCGCTAGAAACAACATTTTCGGATTACTTTTCCAATCAAGAAGATATTGATCTTGCCATTAGACATTTTCGAAGATATTATCAAGACACTGGGGTCTATCAAGTTAAGATGTATGAAGGTATAGAAGAAATGCTAGCCCAACTTAGCAATTCTGGTTATCATCTGTTTGTTACCACTAGCAAGCATGAACCTATGGCTTTACATATGCTTGAAGAACTTGGAATTCATAGCTACTTTTCTGGAATTTATGGTTCACTACCTGATAGATTCAAAAAAGCAGATATCATAAAAGCATGTTTGAAACAAGAAAATATTCCAGCAAGTGAGACTCTTATTATCGGAGATACACACTTTGATATTGTGGGCGGAAAATTTGCTGGTATTACAACCCTAGGAATAACATGGGGATTTGGATCGGAAATTGATTTAGTAAAGGCTGGCGCTGACTATATCAATCATAAGCCAAGTCAAATTATTGCAACTGTAGAAAAAATGACTTAG
- the rplI gene encoding 50S ribosomal protein L9: MKVIFLEDVKGKGRKGQIKEVPTGYAQNFLIKKNLAKEATNQSIGELKGKQKAEEKAQAELLAEAQATKKALENEKTVVSFTEKVGPDGRTFGSITAKKIADELKKQFNISVDKRHIDLDHPIRAIGLIEVPVKLHKEVKAEIKLKVDQA; this comes from the coding sequence ATGAAGGTTATTTTTTTAGAAGATGTTAAAGGTAAAGGGAGAAAAGGACAAATAAAAGAAGTCCCTACAGGCTATGCTCAAAATTTTCTTATTAAGAAAAATCTTGCTAAAGAAGCAACAAATCAATCAATTGGTGAATTGAAAGGGAAGCAAAAAGCTGAAGAGAAGGCTCAGGCTGAACTACTTGCAGAAGCTCAAGCTACAAAAAAGGCGCTTGAAAATGAAAAAACAGTTGTTTCCTTTACTGAAAAAGTTGGTCCTGATGGGAGAACTTTTGGTTCAATTACGGCAAAGAAAATTGCTGATGAATTAAAAAAACAGTTCAATATTAGTGTTGATAAGAGACATATTGACTTGGATCATCCAATTAGAGCAATTGGTTTAATAGAAGTCCCTGTTAAGCTACATAAAGAAGTCAAAGCAGAAATTAAATTAAAAGTTGATCAGGCTTAA
- a CDS encoding Veg family protein: MSDAFADVAKMKKIKEDIKAHEGQLVELTLENGRKREKNKIGRLIEVYSSLFIIEYNDNVDQSGGYNNTYVESYTYSDILTEKTLIRYLD, from the coding sequence ATGAGTGATGCATTTGCAGATGTTGCAAAAATGAAAAAAATTAAAGAAGATATTAAAGCTCATGAAGGTCAACTGGTGGAATTGACCTTAGAAAACGGTAGAAAAAGGGAAAAAAATAAAATTGGTCGTCTGATTGAAGTTTATAGTTCTTTATTTATTATTGAATATAATGACAATGTTGATCAATCTGGAGGTTATAACAATACCTATGTTGAATCCTATACTTACTCAGATATTCTGACAGAGAAAACCTTAATTAGATATCTAGATTAA
- a CDS encoding DHH family phosphoesterase — MKRFRFETIHLMLMGLILFGLLALCVSIVQSKMLLLLAIFLVLLFIIALLWYQKEVHELSDLNHIEILNEQTENNLKSLLDKMPVGVVQFDKETNLVEWYNPYTELIFTSEEGLFQNQMIHDILLEKRKGNISQTFEVSGNRYTSYLDEAAGVFYFFDAFIGNRQTIDASMLRPVIGIISIDNYDEITDNLTDADISKINSFIANFIADFMDTRHIFYRRVNMDRYYFFTDYQNLKELMDNKFAILEVFRKEAQERQLRLTLSMGISFGQKYHDQIGQVALENLNIALVRGGDQTVIRENEEGKTPIYFGGGSVSTVKRSRTRTRAMMTAISDRIKTVDNVFIVGHKKLDMDALGASVGMQFFASNIIDNSFAVYEPDDMAHDIERAIERLQADGKTRLISVTHAMRLVTKNSLLVMVDHSKTSLTLSKDFYEMFDDVIIVDHHRRDDDFPENAILTFIESGASSAAELVTELIQFQNDKKRLSKVQASILMAGIMLDTKNFSTRVTSRTFDVASYLRNKGSDSVEIQQISATDFNEYKQVNEIILRGERLCDNIIVGTGVEDHLYSNVIASKAADTLLSMAGIEASFAMVQTQSDKIVISARSRSKINVQRIMEKLGGGGHFNLAACQIENQHFDDVKQLLIETIENTLKETNEVE, encoded by the coding sequence ATGAAAAGATTTCGTTTTGAAACCATCCATTTAATGTTGATGGGTTTAATTTTATTTGGATTATTAGCACTCTGTGTCAGTATCGTTCAATCAAAAATGCTACTTTTGCTAGCTATTTTTCTTGTGCTCTTATTTATTATTGCACTTCTCTGGTATCAAAAAGAGGTTCATGAATTATCTGATTTAAATCATATTGAAATTTTAAATGAACAAACAGAAAATAATTTAAAATCCTTACTGGATAAAATGCCTGTTGGGGTTGTTCAATTTGATAAAGAAACTAATTTAGTTGAGTGGTATAACCCTTATACTGAGCTAATTTTTACAAGTGAAGAAGGCTTATTTCAAAATCAAATGATTCACGATATTTTACTAGAAAAGCGAAAAGGTAATATATCTCAAACTTTTGAAGTTTCAGGAAATCGATACACATCTTATTTAGATGAAGCTGCAGGCGTCTTTTATTTCTTCGACGCTTTTATCGGTAACCGTCAGACAATAGATGCTAGTATGCTGCGACCGGTTATTGGTATTATTTCAATTGATAATTACGATGAAATTACTGATAATTTAACGGATGCCGATATTTCAAAAATTAACAGCTTTATTGCTAATTTTATTGCTGACTTTATGGATACACGCCACATTTTTTACCGTCGTGTTAATATGGATCGCTATTATTTCTTCACAGATTATCAAAATCTAAAAGAATTAATGGATAATAAATTTGCTATTTTAGAAGTTTTCCGAAAAGAAGCTCAGGAAAGACAGTTGCGCCTAACATTGAGTATGGGTATTTCCTTTGGGCAAAAATATCACGACCAAATTGGTCAGGTTGCTCTTGAAAATTTAAATATTGCTTTAGTACGTGGTGGGGATCAAACAGTTATTCGGGAAAATGAAGAGGGGAAAACCCCAATTTATTTTGGTGGCGGATCTGTGTCAACTGTTAAGCGATCAAGAACTCGAACAAGGGCAATGATGACAGCTATTTCTGATCGAATTAAGACAGTTGACAATGTTTTCATTGTAGGTCATAAAAAATTGGATATGGACGCTTTAGGAGCTTCAGTTGGTATGCAATTTTTTGCTAGTAACATTATTGATAATTCTTTTGCAGTTTATGAGCCAGATGATATGGCGCATGACATTGAAAGAGCTATTGAAAGACTACAAGCGGATGGAAAAACTCGCTTGATAAGTGTCACTCATGCTATGCGTTTAGTCACAAAAAATTCACTTTTAGTTATGGTGGATCATTCGAAAACTTCATTAACGTTATCTAAAGATTTTTATGAGATGTTTGATGATGTTATTATTGTAGACCATCATAGAAGAGATGATGATTTTCCTGAGAATGCTATCTTAACCTTTATTGAAAGTGGAGCAAGTAGTGCTGCTGAGTTAGTTACAGAACTAATCCAATTCCAAAATGATAAGAAGAGACTTAGCAAGGTTCAGGCTAGTATTTTGATGGCTGGAATCATGCTTGATACCAAGAACTTTTCTACTCGAGTAACAAGTAGAACTTTTGACGTTGCTAGTTATTTACGAAATAAAGGCAGTGATAGTGTTGAAATTCAGCAAATATCAGCTACTGATTTTAATGAATATAAACAGGTTAATGAAATTATACTTCGTGGCGAACGTCTCTGTGACAATATTATTGTGGGAACAGGCGTGGAAGATCATCTATATTCTAACGTTATTGCAAGTAAGGCTGCAGATACTCTCTTGTCTATGGCAGGAATTGAGGCTAGTTTTGCGATGGTTCAGACTCAAAGTGATAAAATTGTCATCTCAGCTCGAAGTAGGAGTAAAATAAATGTTCAACGCATAATGGAAAAGCTAGGCGGTGGAGGACATTTTAATCTAGCTGCCTGTCAAATTGAAAATCAACATTTTGATGATGTGAAACAATTATTAATTGAGACAATTGAAAACACACTAAAAGAAACAAATGAGGTGGAATAA
- the mnmA gene encoding tRNA 2-thiouridine(34) synthase MnmA translates to MTDKSKTRVVVGMSGGVDSSVTALLLKEQGYDVIGVFMKNWDDTDEFGVCTATEDYKDVAAVADQIGIPYYSVNFEKEYWDRVFEYFLAEYRAGRTPNPDVMCNKEIKFKAFLDYALNLGADYVATGHYAQVERDSDGIVHMLRGVDNGKDQTYFLSQLSQEQLQKTLFPLGHLQKSQVREIAERAGLATAKKKDSTGICFIGEKNFKQFLSQYLPAQKGRMRTVNGRDMGEHAGLMYYTIGQRGGLGIGGQHGGDNQPWFVVGKDLSQNVLYVGQGFYHESLMSTSLDASMVHFTRDMPKEFTLECTAKFRYRQPDSKVTVKVSGNKAEVLFAEPQRAITPGQAVVFYDNQECLGGGIIDQAYKDGLVCQYI, encoded by the coding sequence ATGACGGATAAGTCAAAAACGCGTGTCGTAGTCGGCATGAGTGGTGGCGTTGATTCATCGGTAACTGCTCTTTTATTAAAGGAACAGGGTTATGATGTGATTGGCGTTTTTATGAAAAACTGGGATGACACAGATGAATTCGGCGTCTGTACAGCAACAGAGGATTATAAGGATGTGGCAGCAGTAGCTGACCAGATTGGTATTCCTTATTACTCTGTTAATTTTGAAAAAGAGTATTGGGATCGGGTGTTTGAATACTTTTTAGCAGAGTATCGTGCAGGACGAACACCAAATCCGGATGTTATGTGTAATAAAGAAATAAAATTTAAAGCTTTTCTTGATTACGCCTTAAATTTAGGGGCAGATTATGTAGCTACTGGACACTATGCACAAGTTGAACGTGATTCAGATGGAATAGTACATATGTTAAGGGGGGTTGATAATGGCAAAGATCAAACATATTTTCTTAGTCAATTATCCCAAGAGCAACTGCAAAAAACTTTATTCCCGTTAGGTCACTTACAAAAATCTCAAGTTAGGGAAATTGCTGAGCGGGCAGGACTTGCAACAGCTAAGAAAAAAGATTCGACTGGAATTTGCTTTATTGGTGAGAAAAACTTTAAACAATTTCTAAGTCAATACTTACCAGCTCAAAAAGGAAGAATGAGAACTGTTAATGGTCGTGATATGGGAGAGCATGCAGGCCTAATGTATTATACAATCGGTCAAAGAGGTGGTCTTGGTATTGGTGGACAACATGGGGGCGATAACCAGCCTTGGTTTGTCGTTGGTAAAGACCTTAGTCAAAATGTTTTATATGTTGGCCAAGGATTTTATCATGAATCCTTAATGTCAACATCACTAGATGCTTCGATGGTTCATTTCACACGTGATATGCCTAAGGAGTTTACGCTTGAGTGCACTGCTAAGTTCAGATATCGTCAACCAGATAGTAAAGTAACTGTAAAGGTATCCGGAAATAAGGCAGAAGTTCTATTTGCTGAGCCTCAACGAGCTATCACGCCGGGACAAGCAGTAGTCTTCTATGATAATCAAGAATGTCTAGGTGGTGGTATTATTGATCAAGCTTATAAAGACGGTCTTGTTTGTCAGTACATTTAG
- a CDS encoding NUDIX hydrolase → MSDFRFTKEQTVSSIRATALLVRNGQIFLIRDSNKRYYPIGGAVHIGERTETAVSRETIEELGIEISVKKLAFIVENHFWDEQFYWHNIEFHYMVTPLEEPSLNMREGTKVQVCEWVDINRLSEIDLVPEFLKDSLPNWNGQLKHIINQ, encoded by the coding sequence ATGAGTGATTTTAGATTTACTAAAGAACAGACAGTAAGTTCAATTAGGGCAACAGCTCTCCTAGTTAGGAACGGTCAGATATTTTTAATAAGAGATAGTAACAAACGTTATTATCCAATTGGAGGAGCAGTTCATATCGGAGAAAGGACTGAAACAGCTGTTTCACGTGAAACGATAGAAGAGCTAGGGATAGAAATTTCAGTAAAAAAGTTAGCATTTATTGTCGAAAATCATTTTTGGGATGAACAGTTTTATTGGCATAATATTGAATTTCATTACATGGTTACACCATTAGAAGAGCCTAGTTTAAATATGCGAGAAGGAACTAAAGTTCAAGTTTGTGAGTGGGTAGATATCAATAGACTGTCAGAAATTGATTTAGTTCCAGAGTTTTTAAAAGATAGCTTGCCGAATTGGAATGGACAATTAAAACATATCATCAATCAGTAA
- the sdaAA gene encoding L-serine ammonia-lyase, iron-sulfur-dependent, subunit alpha — MFYTIEELVKQADEKFDGNVAELMVATEVEMTGRSRDEIRLIMGHNLEVMKESVVNGLTSSKSISGLTGGDALKMDTYINSGKTLADVTVLTAVRNAMAVNELNAKMGLVCATPTAGSAGCLPAVLATAIDKLKLNEEEQLDFLFTAGAFGLVIGNNASISGAEGGCQAEVGSASAMSAAAMVKAAGGTAFQASQAIAFVIKNMLGLICDPVAGLVEVPCVKRNALGASFAIIAADMALAGIKSQIPVDEVIDAMYQVGSALPTAFRETAEGGLAATPTGRHYSKKIFGD, encoded by the coding sequence ATGTTTTATACAATCGAAGAACTTGTTAAACAAGCTGATGAAAAATTTGATGGCAATGTTGCAGAATTGATGGTTGCAACAGAAGTTGAAATGACTGGTCGATCCCGTGATGAGATTCGTTTGATTATGGGGCATAATTTAGAAGTTATGAAGGAATCTGTTGTTAATGGATTAACCTCTAGTAAATCTATAAGTGGCTTAACTGGCGGGGATGCACTAAAAATGGACACCTATATCAATTCTGGTAAAACGCTTGCTGATGTAACAGTACTTACTGCTGTCCGTAATGCCATGGCGGTTAACGAACTAAACGCTAAAATGGGACTTGTCTGCGCAACCCCTACCGCTGGGTCTGCGGGGTGCTTACCTGCTGTTTTAGCAACTGCCATCGATAAATTGAAATTAAATGAAGAAGAACAGCTTGACTTTCTTTTTACAGCTGGTGCTTTCGGATTAGTTATTGGAAACAATGCCTCTATTTCGGGTGCAGAGGGAGGTTGTCAAGCAGAAGTCGGTTCTGCATCTGCAATGAGTGCCGCCGCAATGGTTAAAGCTGCAGGAGGTACTGCTTTCCAAGCCAGCCAAGCTATTGCCTTTGTCATTAAGAATATGCTAGGCTTAATTTGTGATCCAGTAGCTGGACTTGTTGAGGTACCTTGTGTTAAGAGAAACGCTTTAGGCGCAAGCTTTGCAATTATAGCAGCCGATATGGCATTAGCGGGGATAAAATCACAGATCCCTGTTGATGAAGTTATTGATGCCATGTATCAGGTAGGCTCAGCTTTACCAACCGCTTTCAGAGAGACTGCTGAAGGAGGCCTTGCGGCAACTCCAACTGGACGTCATTACAGTAAAAAAATTTTTGGTGACTAA
- a CDS encoding MarC family protein: protein MISKLTLTFMAFFAIMNPISNLPAYMALVADDDQKISKAVAKNSLIIAFIIILVVTFSGHYIFQIFGITIHSLRIAGGILVALTGYHMINGVHAPLINHLGANEKTNPMDIAISPLAMPLFAGPGTIATAITLSQGSFENQLITLISFFILCLITYGLLISAKTISEFLGKNVMSVITRLMGLILTTIGIQMLVIGIRGSFHI from the coding sequence ATGATTAGTAAATTGACACTTACTTTTATGGCATTTTTTGCGATAATGAATCCTATTTCAAATTTACCAGCCTATATGGCCTTAGTTGCAGATGATGATCAAAAAATTTCAAAAGCCGTTGCAAAGAATAGTTTAATAATTGCTTTTATCATTATTTTAGTTGTTACTTTCAGTGGACACTATATTTTTCAAATTTTTGGGATTACGATTCATTCTTTAAGAATTGCAGGAGGCATTTTAGTAGCCCTAACAGGTTACCACATGATTAATGGCGTTCATGCGCCTTTGATAAATCATCTTGGTGCAAATGAGAAAACGAATCCAATGGATATTGCAATCTCTCCTTTGGCGATGCCTTTATTTGCAGGTCCAGGGACTATTGCAACTGCAATTACACTTTCACAAGGAAGTTTTGAAAATCAGTTAATTACCCTAATTTCATTTTTTATCCTTTGCTTAATTACTTATGGTTTGTTAATTAGTGCTAAAACAATTTCAGAGTTTCTCGGAAAAAATGTGATGAGTGTGATTACACGTTTGATGGGGTTAATTTTAACAACAATCGGAATTCAGATGCTAGTCATAGGAATTAGAGGGTCCTTTCATATTTAG
- the dnaB gene encoding replicative DNA helicase, whose translation MPEIPELRVQPQDLLAEQSVLGSIFISPDKLITVREFISPDDFYKYSHKIIFRAMITLSDRNDAIDATTVRTILDNQGDLQNIGGLSYIVELVNSVPTSANAEYYAKIVAEKAMLRDIISRLTDTVNLAYEGASDSEDIIAGAEKALIEINEHSNRSGFRKISDVLKVNYENLEIRSKQTTDVTGLPTGFRDLDKITTGLHPDQLIILAARPAVGKTAFVLNIAQNVGTKQKQAVAIFSLEMGAESLVDRMLAAEGMVDSHNLRTGQLTEQDWNNVTIAQGALAEAPIYIDDTPGIKITEIRARARKLSQEVEGGLGLIVIDYLQLITGTKPENRQQEVSDISRQLKILAKELKVPVIALSQLSRGVEQRQDKRPVLSDIRESGSIEQDADIVAFLYRDDYYRKEGEETEDAIEDNTIEVILEKNRSGARGTVKLMFQKEYNKFSTIAQFEER comes from the coding sequence TTGCCTGAAATACCAGAATTAAGAGTTCAGCCACAAGATTTACTGGCAGAACAGTCTGTCTTAGGCTCAATATTTATTTCGCCGGACAAACTCATTACAGTTAGAGAATTTATTAGTCCTGACGATTTTTATAAATATTCTCATAAAATTATCTTTCGGGCAATGATTACCCTTAGTGATCGGAATGATGCTATTGATGCTACAACAGTTCGAACTATTTTAGACAATCAAGGGGATTTACAAAATATTGGTGGCTTGTCTTATATTGTTGAACTTGTTAATAGTGTCCCAACGAGCGCAAATGCAGAATACTATGCTAAGATAGTCGCGGAGAAAGCCATGCTCCGAGATATTATTTCGAGGTTGACAGATACTGTAAACTTAGCATATGAAGGGGCCTCTGATTCTGAGGATATTATTGCTGGTGCGGAAAAAGCATTAATTGAAATTAATGAACATAGTAACCGAAGTGGGTTTAGAAAAATTTCAGATGTTTTAAAAGTTAACTATGAAAATCTTGAAATTCGTTCTAAACAAACTACAGATGTCACAGGGCTTCCTACTGGTTTTCGGGATCTCGATAAGATTACAACAGGTTTACATCCTGATCAACTTATTATTCTTGCAGCACGTCCAGCGGTTGGTAAGACAGCCTTTGTGCTCAATATTGCTCAAAATGTTGGAACTAAACAGAAACAAGCTGTTGCTATTTTTTCTTTAGAAATGGGTGCTGAAAGTTTGGTTGACCGGATGTTGGCTGCGGAAGGTATGGTAGATTCTCATAATCTAAGAACAGGACAATTAACAGAGCAGGATTGGAATAATGTAACAATTGCTCAAGGGGCACTTGCAGAGGCTCCTATTTATATTGATGACACACCAGGAATCAAGATTACTGAAATTCGTGCTAGAGCTCGTAAACTCTCTCAAGAAGTAGAAGGTGGCTTAGGACTTATTGTTATTGACTATCTTCAGTTAATAACCGGAACTAAGCCAGAAAATCGTCAGCAAGAAGTTTCAGATATATCGCGTCAGCTAAAAATACTGGCTAAGGAGTTAAAAGTTCCTGTTATAGCACTTAGCCAATTATCACGTGGTGTTGAACAAAGACAAGATAAGAGACCAGTATTATCAGATATTCGAGAATCAGGATCTATTGAGCAAGATGCTGATATTGTTGCTTTTTTATACCGAGATGATTATTATCGTAAAGAGGGCGAAGAAACTGAGGATGCTATAGAAGATAATACAATAGAAGTTATTTTAGAAAAAAACCGTTCAGGAGCGCGTGGGACTGTTAAATTAATGTTCCAAAAAGAATACAACAAGTTTTCAACTATTGCACAATTTGAAGAGAGATAA